A genomic segment from Lagenorhynchus albirostris chromosome X, mLagAlb1.1, whole genome shotgun sequence encodes:
- the LOC132512902 gene encoding homeobox protein ESX1-like, producing the protein MERQPQSSHDAYDVTDAAIARFFKLGVEEEREEAKEVKPAEMSPPGEGGQEQKVQSELEQGAAADGKEAGDEGEGKEGCEVSVGAACPADGESREAEAETGGGEGGEQGGEEQPPRAAVEGPEAAEGRRRAPRSRFTQAQVQDLEHVFQHTQYPTALMRKELARRLGVTEARVWVWFKSRRAKCRRHQRAVMLRNVPHVPPVLRAVVSVCEPCRAILLQELDWVHVFLEQVPLELPLLPGAPMLPNLPVPPMPPMPPVPPMPPMPPNLPMPPMPPVPPMPPMPPNLPVPPMPPMPPVPPMPPLPPFPPMLLHPPPCHLPHVLHCWCPHVASRRSFPLEILQLPELSIELCL; encoded by the exons ATGGAGCGTCAGCCGCAGAGCAGCCACGATGCCTATGACGTCACAGATGCAGCCATTGCCCGCTTCTTCAAGCTGGGGGTCGAAGAGGAGCGGGAAGAAGCGAAAG AGGTGAAGCCCGCGGAGATGTCGCCTCCCGGAGAGGGGGGCCAGGAGCAGAAGGTTCAGTCCGAACTGGAGCAGGGAGCAGCCGCGGATGGGAAAGAGGCGGGagatgaaggagaaggaaaggaaggctgCGAGGTCAGCGTCGGAGCCGCCTGCCCCGCGGACGGCGAAAGTCGCGAGGCCGAGGCCGAGACGGGCGGCGGCGAAGGCGGAGAGCAGGGCGGCGAGGAGCAGCCCCCGCGGGCCGCCGTCGAGGGTCCTGAGGCCGCAGAAGGGCGGCGGCGGGCCCCCCGCTCCAGGTTCACGCAAGCGCAGGTGCAGGACCTGGAGCACGTTTTCCAGCACACTCAGTACCCCACCGCGCTCATGCG AAAGGAGCTTGCAAGACGCCTGGGAGTGACTGAAGCCAGAGTGTGG GTTTGGTTTAAGAGTAGAAGGGCCAAGTGTCGGAGACATCAGAGGGCAGTAATGCTCAGAAACGTGCCCCACGTGCCCCCGGTCCTCCGTGCTGTCGTTAGTGTGTGTGAACCCTGCCGTGCCATTCTGCTTCAGGAGCTGGATTGGGTCCACGTTTTTCTGGAGCAAGTGCCACTGGAGCTGCCTCTGCTGCCCGGGGCGCCCATGCTACCCAACCTGCCCGTGCCACCCATGCCGCCCATGCCGCCCGTCCCACCCATGCCCCCCATGCCACCCAACCTGCCCATGCCGCCCATGCCGCCCGTCCCACCCATGCCCCCCATGCCACCCAACCTGCCCGTGCCACCCATGCCACCCATGCCGCCCGTCCCACCCAT GCCGCCCTTGCCACCCTTTCCTCCTATGCTGTTGCATCCTCCGCCCTGTCATCTTCCACACGTGCTACACTGTTGGTGCCCTCATGTGGCATCGCGTCGTTCCTTTCCATTGGAGATCCTTCAGCTGCCCGAACTTTCTATTGAATTGTGTCTGTGA